From Salvia splendens isolate huo1 chromosome 3, SspV2, whole genome shotgun sequence, a single genomic window includes:
- the LOC121794191 gene encoding uncharacterized protein LOC121794191 isoform X1 — MEKTVIERFYHKHPLILAKNESEKESNLHCYGCGNDVAKLEVAYVCRVRNCSNRIILHKKCGDLPSQISHPKHPHPLHLFDYNPLSSDPWCDVCMRKLGSALGYKCSSCNFDFDITCPKISIDALLNKKRELSHPSHPHHPLTLMRKSPSFPFYCDGCGDKDVDMAYICSICEIWVHKRCALLPPLFPKNRHGHHHHDLTLAFSFPTKHRKYISYCDVCHKRLNKTYWVYFCGDCRFFAHLQCVAFTTKIPNSEQGDGVIKFPLHAHDIAKKLITPFVDNVNWLRIGGRMTQTTMPMPQTTASFSFLFNYHKHHLRLVKELSNKDDHNKNMMVELIKICDVCVTPISSSPYYECARCRYFVHSTCYSLPEYFYPFFSSPLFGGCETNILNFLNHAFKLYTTSELDMDTNLCRCKLCGFVTNGRVYQCVVCKMMIDVKCAALPLTIRHSSHLHHTFKLITITEWKKCYICRSHLNEMDIGYCCTSCEFGLHVNCAMLPASTTMREWDRYHSLMLLSDAARDHPSDFICDFCEGELHPKRCMYHCRQCDVSFHLRCLKTASGELRNIKFGRQFKLDKMHPDHPLTFSCVTIKRRCDICNVTVYDCCGFECELCYFAVCLSCGGKELANKM; from the exons ATGGAGAAGACGGTTATCGAGCGTTTCTACCACAAACATCCTTTGATTCTTGCAAAAAATGAGAGTGAAAAAGAGAGTAATCTACATTGTTATGGTTGTGGTAATGACGTAGCCAAATTGGAGGTGGCATATGTTTGCAGGGTGCGAAATTGTTCGAATAGGATTATCCTCCACAAGAAATGTGGAGACTTACCTAGTCAGATTTCGCACCCTAAACACCCTCATCCCCTTCACTTATTTGATTACAACCCTCTCTCATCTGATCCTTGGTGTGATGTTTGTATGCGCAAACTTGGTTCGGCGCTTGGTTACAAATGTTCTAGTTGTAATTTCGATTTCGACATAACATGCCCAAAGATAAGTATAGATGccttattaaacaaaaaaagagAGTTATCACACCCAAGCCATCCTCATCACCCTTTGACACTGATGAGGAAGTCCCCATCGTTTCCGTTTTATTGTGATGGTTGTGGTGACAAAGATGTGGACATGGCCTACATATGCAGCATATGTGAGATTTGGGTTCACAAGAGGTGTGCATTGTTGCCCCCCCTTTTCCCCAAAAATCGCCACGGCCACCACCACCACGACCTTACCCTGGCCTTCTCTTTTCCAACCAAACAtcgcaagtatatatcatattgtGATGTTTGCCACAAAAGGTTGAATAAAACATATTGGGTGTATTTTTGTGGTGATTGCAGATTCTTTGCTCATCTCCAATGTGTCGCATTCACGACTAAGATCCCAAACTC AGAACAGGGTGATGGTGTGATTAAGTTCCCGCTACATGCTCATGACATAGCTAAGAAGTTGATCACACCTTTTGTAGACAATGTAAACTGGCTCAGAATTGGTGGAAGAATGACACAAACAACAATGCCTATGCCTCAAACCACTGCAAGTTTTTCGTTTTTATTCAATTACCACAAGCATCATTTGAGGCTGGTGAAAGAGTTGTCCAATAAAGATGATCACAACAAAAACATGATGGTTGAGTTGATCAAGATATGCGACGTGTGTGTGACACCCATATCTTCTTCTCCATATTACGAGTGTGCTCGTTGCAGATATTTCGTCCACTCCACTTGCTACTCGTTACCTGAATATTTCTATCCATTTTTTTCTTCCCCCTTATTTGGTGGATGCGAGAccaatattttgaattttcttaATCATGCATTCAAACTCTATACCACCTCAGAATTGGATATGGATACAAATCTATGCAGGTGTAAGTTGTGTGGTTTTGTCACAAATGGAAGGGTGTATCAGTGTGTAGTGTGCAAGATGATGATAGATGTGAAATGTGCAGCTCTACCATTAACCATAAGGCACTCATCTCACCTACATCACACATTCAAATTGATCACCATCACTGAGTGGAAAAAATGCTATATATGCAGATCCCACTTGAATGAGATGGATATCGGATATTGCTGCACCAGTTGTGAATTTGGGTTGCACGTGAATTGCGCTATGCTGCCTGCGAGCACAACAATGCGCGAGTGGGACAGATACCACTCGCTGATGTTGTTATCTGATGCCGCTCGCGACCATCCCTCTGACTTTATCTGTGATTTTTGTGAAGGGGAATTGCATCCCAAGAGGTGTATGTATCACTGCCGCCAATGCGACGTTTCTTTCCACCTTCGTTGCCTCAAGACTGCATCCGGTGAGTTGAGAAACATCAAGTTTGGGCGCCAGTTCAAGTTGGATAAGATGCACCCTGATCACCCTCTCACTTTCAGTTGTGTCACCATCAAGAGAAGGTGTGACATTTGCAATGTGACTGTGTATGACTGCTGTGGATTTGAATGTGAATTGTGTTACTTTGCTGTGTGCCTAAGTTGTGGTGGGAAAGAGTTAGCTAACAAGATGTAA
- the LOC121794191 gene encoding uncharacterized protein LOC121794191 isoform X2: MEKTVIERFYHKHPLILAKNESEKESNLHCYGCGNDVAKLEVAYVCRVRNCSNRIILHKKCGDLPSQISHPKHPHPLHLFDYNPLSSDPWCDVCMRKLGSALGYKCSSCNFDFDITCPKISIDALLNKKRELSHPSHPHHPLTLMRKSPSFPFYCDGCGDKDVDMAYICSICEIWVHKRCALLPPLFPKNRHGHHHHDLTLAFSFPTKHRKYISYCDVCHKRLNKTYWVYFCGDCRFFAHLQCVAFTTKIPNSEQGDGVIKFPLHAHDIAKKLITPFVDNVNWLRIGGRMTQTTMPMPQTTASFSFLFNYHKHHLRLVKELSNKDDHNKNMMVELIKICDVCVTPISSSPYYECARCRYFVHSTCYSLPEYFYPFFSSPLFGGCETNILNFLNHAFKLYTTSELDMDTNLCRCKLCGFVTNGRVYQCVVCKMMIDVKCAALPLTIRSHLNEMDIGYCCTSCEFGLHVNCAMLPASTTMREWDRYHSLMLLSDAARDHPSDFICDFCEGELHPKRCMYHCRQCDVSFHLRCLKTASGELRNIKFGRQFKLDKMHPDHPLTFSCVTIKRRCDICNVTVYDCCGFECELCYFAVCLSCGGKELANKM; encoded by the exons ATGGAGAAGACGGTTATCGAGCGTTTCTACCACAAACATCCTTTGATTCTTGCAAAAAATGAGAGTGAAAAAGAGAGTAATCTACATTGTTATGGTTGTGGTAATGACGTAGCCAAATTGGAGGTGGCATATGTTTGCAGGGTGCGAAATTGTTCGAATAGGATTATCCTCCACAAGAAATGTGGAGACTTACCTAGTCAGATTTCGCACCCTAAACACCCTCATCCCCTTCACTTATTTGATTACAACCCTCTCTCATCTGATCCTTGGTGTGATGTTTGTATGCGCAAACTTGGTTCGGCGCTTGGTTACAAATGTTCTAGTTGTAATTTCGATTTCGACATAACATGCCCAAAGATAAGTATAGATGccttattaaacaaaaaaagagAGTTATCACACCCAAGCCATCCTCATCACCCTTTGACACTGATGAGGAAGTCCCCATCGTTTCCGTTTTATTGTGATGGTTGTGGTGACAAAGATGTGGACATGGCCTACATATGCAGCATATGTGAGATTTGGGTTCACAAGAGGTGTGCATTGTTGCCCCCCCTTTTCCCCAAAAATCGCCACGGCCACCACCACCACGACCTTACCCTGGCCTTCTCTTTTCCAACCAAACAtcgcaagtatatatcatattgtGATGTTTGCCACAAAAGGTTGAATAAAACATATTGGGTGTATTTTTGTGGTGATTGCAGATTCTTTGCTCATCTCCAATGTGTCGCATTCACGACTAAGATCCCAAACTC AGAACAGGGTGATGGTGTGATTAAGTTCCCGCTACATGCTCATGACATAGCTAAGAAGTTGATCACACCTTTTGTAGACAATGTAAACTGGCTCAGAATTGGTGGAAGAATGACACAAACAACAATGCCTATGCCTCAAACCACTGCAAGTTTTTCGTTTTTATTCAATTACCACAAGCATCATTTGAGGCTGGTGAAAGAGTTGTCCAATAAAGATGATCACAACAAAAACATGATGGTTGAGTTGATCAAGATATGCGACGTGTGTGTGACACCCATATCTTCTTCTCCATATTACGAGTGTGCTCGTTGCAGATATTTCGTCCACTCCACTTGCTACTCGTTACCTGAATATTTCTATCCATTTTTTTCTTCCCCCTTATTTGGTGGATGCGAGAccaatattttgaattttcttaATCATGCATTCAAACTCTATACCACCTCAGAATTGGATATGGATACAAATCTATGCAGGTGTAAGTTGTGTGGTTTTGTCACAAATGGAAGGGTGTATCAGTGTGTAGTGTGCAAGATGATGATAGATGTGAAATGTGCAGCTCTACCATTAACCATAAG ATCCCACTTGAATGAGATGGATATCGGATATTGCTGCACCAGTTGTGAATTTGGGTTGCACGTGAATTGCGCTATGCTGCCTGCGAGCACAACAATGCGCGAGTGGGACAGATACCACTCGCTGATGTTGTTATCTGATGCCGCTCGCGACCATCCCTCTGACTTTATCTGTGATTTTTGTGAAGGGGAATTGCATCCCAAGAGGTGTATGTATCACTGCCGCCAATGCGACGTTTCTTTCCACCTTCGTTGCCTCAAGACTGCATCCGGTGAGTTGAGAAACATCAAGTTTGGGCGCCAGTTCAAGTTGGATAAGATGCACCCTGATCACCCTCTCACTTTCAGTTGTGTCACCATCAAGAGAAGGTGTGACATTTGCAATGTGACTGTGTATGACTGCTGTGGATTTGAATGTGAATTGTGTTACTTTGCTGTGTGCCTAAGTTGTGGTGGGAAAGAGTTAGCTAACAAGATGTAA